From one Macrobrachium rosenbergii isolate ZJJX-2024 chromosome 52, ASM4041242v1, whole genome shotgun sequence genomic stretch:
- the LOC136833792 gene encoding cysteine dioxygenase-like: MLSDPPMCLPFTTTANAHCFMKGLAGTLNEVRFEWPKKSAKSMSKEWSKQRNVSRQTVCYINDSLGLHRVENPSHSDGAVSLHLYCPPYSSCSMFDERTGKRTKCPVTFWSKFGKKCETRKS; the protein is encoded by the exons ATGTTGTCAGACCCTCCAATGTGTCTACCATTCACGACCACCGCTAATGCTCATTGTTTCATGAAG gGTCTTGCTGGGACACTCAATGAAGTAAGATTTGAATGGCCAAAGAAGAGTGCGAAATCAATGAGCAAGGAATGGTCGAAACAAAGAAATGTCTCAAGACAAACAGTCTGTTACATCAATG ATTCTCTAGGCCTTCACCGAGTGGAGAACCCTTCCCACAGCGATGGGGCAGTGTCTCTGCACTTGTACTGCCCACCTTACAGCTCCTGTTCTATGTTCGATGAACGTACCGGAAAGAGGACCAAATGCCCAGTCACATTTTGGAGTAAATTTGGAAAGAAATGTGAAACA agaaAGTCTTAG